A stretch of Chitinophaga caeni DNA encodes these proteins:
- a CDS encoding PorP/SprF family type IX secretion system membrane protein encodes MKKFIVIISFFCCVFQTTWGQDIHLSQFTETPILRNPALMGIFTGDIRLQAVYRNQWNSVTIPYQTGTLSGEVKYPVGKNNDYVTAGMQLTYDKAGTSSLQAVQVLPAVNYHKSLSADFTRYLSVAFMAGIVQRQFDPLALTFDNQYTNGRYDPTMPTGEEGSWKVAGYQYFDVGFGISYNSTFGENANYYLGLAYYHFNRPKVSFYDNASVTLAPKITFNAGVSVPMGERSKLIAHYNQLHQGSYQEFMGGLMIGYSLFEDGYSSDHGFYGGVFYRYNDAVVPMVRLDMGVYEIGLSYDVNVSKLVAASHSMGGFEISLVYKDFFKKRSSTYNSTACPRF; translated from the coding sequence ATGAAAAAATTCATCGTCATCATATCCTTTTTTTGCTGCGTGTTTCAAACAACATGGGGGCAGGATATCCATTTATCGCAGTTTACTGAAACGCCCATTCTCCGCAACCCGGCATTGATGGGAATTTTTACGGGAGATATCCGGCTCCAAGCCGTATACCGGAACCAGTGGAACAGCGTCACGATCCCTTATCAAACCGGGACGCTGAGCGGCGAAGTCAAATACCCTGTTGGAAAAAACAACGATTACGTTACAGCCGGGATGCAGTTAACATACGACAAAGCGGGTACTTCATCTTTGCAGGCTGTACAGGTTTTACCTGCCGTCAATTATCACAAGTCTTTGAGTGCAGATTTCACAAGGTATTTGTCGGTTGCTTTCATGGCCGGCATCGTACAAAGGCAATTTGATCCTTTAGCACTAACTTTCGATAATCAATACACGAATGGCCGTTATGACCCCACGATGCCGACAGGCGAAGAAGGCAGCTGGAAAGTTGCCGGCTACCAGTATTTTGATGTTGGCTTCGGCATTAGTTATAACAGCACTTTCGGGGAGAATGCAAACTATTATTTAGGGCTGGCTTATTACCACTTCAATAGACCCAAGGTTTCATTTTATGATAATGCCAGCGTTACCTTGGCGCCGAAGATCACGTTCAATGCAGGGGTCTCCGTACCGATGGGAGAGCGAAGCAAGCTCATCGCCCATTACAACCAGTTACATCAAGGCTCGTACCAAGAGTTTATGGGTGGTTTAATGATCGGTTACAGCTTGTTTGAAGATGGTTATAGCAGCGATCACGGGTTTTACGGTGGTGTTTTTTATAGGTACAATGATGCCGTAGTTCCCATGGTACGCCTGGATATGGGAGTATATGAAATAGGGCTAAGTTATGATGTGAATGTATCCAAACTTGTGGCTGCCAGTCATTCTATGGGCGGGTTCGAGATTTCCTTGGTTTATAAGGATTTTTTCAAGAAACGTTCGAGTACGTATAATAGTACGGCATGCCCGCGTTTTTAG
- a CDS encoding carboxypeptidase M32, with product MDIQKNSKELYAEFREQMAKIADVKNAIAVLSWDQETYLPGKGAGFRGQQITTLSTLAHEMFSDDKLGNKLQELLSRDDLDNVQKKNVELSWEDYSKNKLYPASFVAELSQVTSESYHAWIKARKDASYAVFQPLLEKMISLKKQECDILGFEGHPYNALINEYEKGMTTTTLDQIFDEVKSSLSPFLQKIAGHEKPNNNFLKTTYGKDAQWQYGLKLLNDMGFDFEAGRQDLSEHPFTTSFNPRDVRVTTRVDEQDFNNMTWSCIHEGGHALYEQGLPVEQYGLPCGEAASLGVHESQSRLWENNVGRGISYWKHYYPGLQELFPGNLSGVPLEEFYRAINLVEPSLLRTEADEITYHFHVMIRYEIEKGLIDGSISAKDLNHTWNEYYKNFLQVTVPNDTLGVLQDIHWSHGSFGYFPTYSLGSFYAAQFYQAISRQIKDLEERIANGDFATLLQWLRQNIHVHGRFYTSNELCEKITGEPLNFSHFMKYAEGKYGEIYRG from the coding sequence ATGGATATACAAAAAAATTCTAAGGAATTATACGCCGAATTCAGGGAGCAGATGGCCAAAATTGCCGATGTAAAAAATGCAATCGCGGTATTAAGCTGGGACCAGGAAACATATTTACCGGGAAAAGGCGCGGGTTTCCGGGGGCAACAAATTACTACCCTCTCCACCCTGGCCCATGAAATGTTTTCCGATGATAAATTGGGGAATAAGCTCCAAGAACTACTATCGAGGGATGACCTGGACAATGTGCAAAAGAAAAATGTTGAACTCTCCTGGGAAGATTACAGCAAAAATAAACTATACCCGGCCAGCTTCGTCGCGGAATTATCCCAAGTAACATCTGAAAGTTACCATGCTTGGATCAAGGCCAGGAAAGATGCCAGCTATGCTGTTTTTCAACCGTTACTTGAGAAAATGATCAGCCTAAAGAAACAGGAATGCGATATCCTGGGTTTCGAGGGTCATCCATATAATGCCTTGATTAATGAATATGAAAAAGGTATGACCACTACTACCCTCGATCAGATTTTCGATGAAGTTAAAAGTTCGCTGTCTCCTTTCTTACAGAAAATCGCCGGCCATGAAAAGCCGAATAATAACTTTCTCAAAACGACCTACGGTAAAGATGCCCAATGGCAATACGGTTTGAAACTTCTAAATGATATGGGCTTCGATTTTGAAGCGGGAAGGCAGGATCTGAGCGAGCATCCTTTTACCACCAGTTTTAACCCCAGGGATGTTAGGGTAACGACCCGGGTTGATGAACAGGACTTTAACAACATGACCTGGAGCTGTATCCACGAAGGGGGACATGCTTTGTACGAACAAGGATTGCCGGTAGAACAATATGGTTTACCATGCGGTGAAGCTGCCAGCCTCGGTGTCCACGAATCGCAATCCCGGTTATGGGAAAATAATGTAGGCCGGGGCATATCATACTGGAAACATTATTACCCCGGGTTGCAGGAATTATTCCCGGGTAATTTATCCGGCGTTCCGTTGGAAGAGTTTTACAGGGCCATCAACCTCGTAGAACCCTCCTTATTGAGAACGGAAGCAGATGAGATCACTTATCATTTCCATGTCATGATCCGCTATGAAATAGAAAAGGGCCTGATCGACGGATCGATTTCAGCCAAGGATTTGAATCATACCTGGAACGAGTATTATAAGAATTTTTTACAGGTCACCGTACCGAATGATACCTTGGGCGTTTTGCAAGATATACACTGGTCACACGGCAGTTTCGGATATTTCCCAACCTATTCACTGGGAAGTTTTTATGCCGCCCAGTTTTACCAGGCTATCAGTAGGCAGATCAAGGATTTGGAGGAACGTATCGCGAATGGTGATTTTGCGACCTTATTACAATGGTTAAGGCAGAACATTCATGTTCACGGAAGATTTTATACTTCGAATGAATTATGTGAAAAGATTACGGGAGAGCCGTTGAATTTTTCTCATTTTATGAAGTACGCGGAAGGAAAATACGGCGAGATCTACCGGGGTTGA
- a CDS encoding PKD domain-containing protein → MKRFFTYILLGTACCLLSLITHAQTVDFTADKWEGCEPLTVKFTNLTDPSAIAYNWDFSLGANASDRDVDKIFGIPNIYNVTLTATFPGGVQRSVSKTITVYANPLPLFSVSGTLGCTPYQVNFEDQSQAGSGSITRIVWDYGDGVTEEATSPTHTYQLAGSFPVSNIVTNSYGCVKGYTLPDPIVVNETPRIDFSADDRASCTAPLTVDFISSGPAAANYTWDFGDPASGTSNTSTLANPSHSYNQPGLYTVTLTATTASGCTSQVTKYHYVTIQQPTVDFDIPANICSNNPITFTNTTNPNPTIANWQFGDGTSSQAIDPTKTYSSPGDYVITLESGTPGCTQVITRDVHVEEGPVASFHATPQIGCEAPFTTQFNYDGTGATGWLWSFGDGATSTLENPNHTYNQLGTYDVTLTVTNANGCTNTLSLPGYIQVQEPEVNFTMNPPNGCIPLPVTFTPNMVVGGPVQNYLWNFGDGNTSNEANPTHTYTSQGIFTVNLTVTTVAGCTASFTSTVQAGEIPIVAFEANPTFTCANLPVQFTNLSVPRGTAWTWIFPQDNSTENIENPSHTFNTLGYHDVTLIVDNFGCIRELTKLQYINILPPIADFDFTRDCSDKYLVQFNDLSQFGPNPPVRNWHWDFGDGATSTDQSPVHTYTNPGSYTVHLTVDNGACTNEHELQVTIIDENATITVNNNTVCAGNEIEFTYAGIDAGNIATFSWDWGDGTRSTSTQSPVSKSYAQPGNYTVQLTITDDNGCVTASNSLGITVNGAMADFSFIGRNCVNDAISFTDLSITTHGNTITNWTWDFGDGSPTESTSTRPVSYSHAFSQGGNFNVNLIVEDASGCTVSSQHTVNVVDLDADFSADHDSTCIMAPVLFTPNTVNNSITYNWDFGDGTTSTEATPRHHYAAPGDYTVRLIMTNNNGCSDNREYVNMIHISNPQAQFSIPTDLSICPPIQIDFINESTDYKRVEWNFGDGSNSLLEDPSHIYTRPGDYTITLTVYSAGDCPAVYSQDIHLRGPTGSMQASPKDGCEGLEVNFSANSTNATTYTWDFDNGTVQTSTTPNITYQYKKAGRYVPRVLLTDAQGCTVLATGSDTITVDNVEAKFNISMPNACDSATILFEDQSSSYTLDSLSQGLTYTWDFGDLFTHSDSSSQQNPAYFFPRPGTYTVSLTATSSFGCQDTVTDTISIDTSPEAIIDPVNPACGGDFIQFTGHDQRQLPNTTYQWIMDGVPTYTEQQTPPVEYTQPRLYDIALIVTNENGTCHDTANLPFRVNPGVTLQAAPRNISICRGEFIAMLAQTNANQISWTDYNINDPQLAMPVANPDIDTVYYVTATNDYGCTKTDSVRVSVSQPFTVQASDVDICEGESAQLQASGAVSYSWSPASSLSNSTIPDPVAHPIADTRYTVIGYGSDNCFTARAEALVRVHPTPKVNLGPDLVIPAGNPYTLQANGNDIANWEWSPSTDLSCTYCSSTVLTPRSDQTISVRVSSIYGCEASDEVNVKIICQADNIFVPNTFSPNGDGRNDIFYPRGRGIRAVKIFRVFNRWGQMVFERSNVPADDPTYGWDGKYNGKSLEPDVFVYYLELICDTGENFVMKGNVTVLR, encoded by the coding sequence ATGAAGCGGTTTTTCACCTATATCCTTTTAGGGACAGCCTGTTGTCTCCTATCATTAATTACCCATGCTCAAACCGTCGATTTCACCGCAGATAAATGGGAAGGTTGCGAACCATTAACCGTAAAATTCACCAATCTTACAGACCCCTCCGCTATTGCTTATAACTGGGATTTTAGCTTGGGCGCCAATGCAAGCGACAGGGATGTAGACAAGATATTCGGTATTCCTAATATCTATAATGTTACACTCACAGCCACCTTTCCCGGTGGCGTACAGCGATCTGTTAGCAAAACCATCACGGTTTACGCCAATCCTTTACCGCTATTCTCTGTATCAGGTACCTTAGGTTGTACCCCCTACCAAGTGAATTTTGAAGATCAGTCTCAAGCTGGCAGCGGTTCTATAACAAGGATCGTTTGGGATTACGGGGACGGTGTCACCGAAGAAGCTACCAGTCCCACCCATACCTATCAACTAGCCGGATCATTCCCGGTTTCCAATATCGTTACGAATAGCTACGGCTGTGTAAAAGGCTACACTTTACCCGACCCGATCGTTGTCAATGAAACACCTCGGATAGATTTTAGTGCTGATGACAGGGCTAGTTGTACCGCACCCTTAACGGTGGATTTTATCAGCTCGGGACCCGCCGCTGCTAACTACACCTGGGATTTCGGTGATCCCGCTAGCGGGACAAGTAACACCTCAACCCTTGCAAACCCAAGTCATTCTTATAATCAACCCGGTTTATATACGGTTACATTAACAGCTACAACCGCCTCTGGATGCACTTCCCAGGTAACTAAGTACCACTATGTTACGATTCAACAGCCCACTGTAGATTTTGATATACCTGCCAATATCTGCTCCAATAACCCCATTACGTTTACTAATACAACAAACCCTAACCCTACAATCGCGAATTGGCAATTTGGAGATGGCACATCAAGTCAAGCGATCGATCCAACTAAAACATACTCAAGCCCGGGAGACTATGTAATTACCCTGGAAAGCGGCACCCCGGGATGTACACAGGTTATTACACGCGATGTTCATGTTGAGGAAGGACCGGTTGCAAGCTTTCATGCTACGCCTCAAATTGGCTGCGAGGCGCCGTTCACTACGCAATTTAATTACGACGGCACCGGGGCAACAGGATGGTTATGGAGTTTTGGAGATGGCGCTACGAGTACCTTAGAAAACCCCAACCATACTTATAATCAATTAGGGACCTACGATGTGACATTAACTGTGACCAATGCCAACGGTTGCACTAATACCCTAAGTTTGCCGGGCTATATACAGGTACAGGAGCCGGAAGTCAATTTCACGATGAACCCTCCGAACGGTTGCATTCCGTTACCAGTAACATTTACACCCAATATGGTTGTAGGTGGCCCGGTACAGAACTATCTCTGGAATTTTGGAGACGGCAACACTTCCAATGAAGCTAACCCTACACATACCTATACAAGTCAAGGAATATTCACGGTGAACCTAACCGTTACAACAGTAGCAGGATGTACAGCCAGCTTTACCTCCACGGTACAAGCCGGGGAAATTCCCATAGTAGCATTTGAAGCTAATCCAACATTTACCTGCGCGAACCTGCCCGTTCAGTTCACGAACTTATCTGTTCCGCGCGGCACTGCTTGGACTTGGATTTTCCCGCAGGATAACAGCACTGAAAACATAGAAAATCCATCCCATACTTTCAATACTTTAGGTTATCACGATGTCACGCTGATCGTCGATAATTTCGGATGTATCCGGGAATTAACAAAGCTGCAATACATCAACATTTTGCCTCCCATAGCAGATTTTGATTTCACGAGGGATTGTAGTGATAAATACTTGGTTCAGTTCAATGATCTTTCACAATTCGGGCCCAACCCACCTGTTAGAAACTGGCATTGGGATTTCGGGGATGGCGCTACTTCTACAGATCAAAGCCCCGTTCATACGTATACTAATCCCGGCTCTTATACCGTGCATCTTACCGTAGATAACGGCGCTTGCACAAATGAACATGAACTGCAAGTTACCATCATTGATGAGAATGCAACGATTACCGTGAACAATAACACCGTATGCGCCGGTAATGAAATTGAATTTACTTACGCAGGAATCGATGCCGGTAATATTGCAACATTTAGCTGGGATTGGGGCGATGGTACACGATCAACTAGCACGCAATCGCCGGTTTCCAAAAGTTATGCACAACCCGGCAATTATACGGTACAACTGACTATCACGGATGATAACGGTTGCGTAACGGCATCAAATTCACTAGGCATTACGGTCAACGGGGCCATGGCCGATTTCAGTTTTATTGGAAGAAATTGCGTAAATGATGCTATCTCTTTCACCGATTTATCGATTACTACCCATGGCAATACCATTACAAATTGGACATGGGATTTCGGGGACGGTAGTCCTACAGAAAGTACTAGCACACGGCCTGTCAGCTATTCCCATGCTTTCAGTCAAGGAGGGAATTTTAATGTTAACTTGATCGTAGAAGATGCGAGTGGTTGTACGGTTTCCTCGCAACATACCGTTAACGTGGTAGATTTAGATGCCGACTTCAGCGCCGATCATGATTCTACCTGTATCATGGCGCCGGTGCTTTTTACTCCGAACACGGTTAATAATTCTATCACGTACAACTGGGATTTTGGCGATGGTACTACATCAACAGAAGCCACCCCCAGGCATCACTACGCGGCTCCGGGCGACTATACGGTGAGGCTTATCATGACGAATAACAACGGTTGCAGCGATAACCGGGAATATGTAAACATGATTCACATTTCTAACCCACAGGCTCAATTTTCAATCCCGACAGATTTGTCCATCTGCCCGCCGATCCAGATTGATTTTATCAATGAATCTACCGATTATAAAAGGGTGGAATGGAATTTCGGGGATGGTAGTAACTCCCTTTTAGAAGATCCATCACATATATATACGCGTCCCGGTGATTATACGATCACGCTCACGGTATATTCTGCCGGAGATTGCCCGGCTGTTTATTCACAAGACATCCACCTTCGCGGACCAACAGGTTCCATGCAAGCCAGCCCTAAAGATGGCTGCGAAGGTTTAGAGGTAAATTTCAGCGCCAATTCTACCAATGCCACGACATATACCTGGGATTTTGATAATGGTACCGTACAAACATCCACAACACCCAACATCACATATCAATACAAAAAAGCAGGAAGATACGTACCACGGGTATTATTAACGGATGCCCAGGGTTGTACTGTTTTAGCAACCGGTAGCGATACGATAACAGTCGATAATGTTGAAGCAAAGTTCAACATCAGCATGCCTAATGCCTGTGATTCGGCCACGATTTTATTCGAAGATCAGAGTAGCAGCTATACCCTTGATTCATTATCGCAAGGTTTAACATACACGTGGGATTTCGGGGATTTATTTACGCATTCCGACAGTAGTTCCCAACAAAACCCGGCCTATTTTTTCCCAAGACCAGGTACATATACCGTTTCATTAACAGCAACGAGTTCATTCGGCTGCCAGGATACTGTTACCGATACCATTTCGATCGATACAAGCCCGGAAGCGATCATCGACCCAGTCAATCCTGCCTGCGGCGGGGATTTCATCCAATTTACCGGGCATGACCAAAGGCAGTTGCCCAATACTACTTACCAGTGGATCATGGACGGAGTACCAACTTACACGGAACAGCAAACACCCCCGGTCGAGTATACGCAACCAAGGTTATACGACATTGCCTTAATCGTTACCAACGAGAACGGCACCTGCCACGATACAGCCAATTTACCGTTCCGCGTAAACCCCGGCGTTACATTACAGGCAGCGCCTCGGAATATATCCATTTGCAGGGGCGAATTTATTGCCATGCTAGCTCAAACAAACGCCAACCAAATATCTTGGACGGATTATAACATCAACGATCCACAGTTAGCAATGCCTGTTGCCAACCCCGATATTGACACGGTATATTATGTAACTGCCACTAACGATTACGGATGTACGAAAACAGATTCAGTGCGGGTATCCGTATCGCAACCTTTCACGGTACAGGCCAGCGATGTAGATATTTGCGAGGGAGAAAGCGCACAGCTTCAGGCCAGTGGTGCAGTAAGTTATTCATGGTCGCCGGCAAGTAGCCTGAGTAATAGTACCATCCCTGATCCGGTAGCGCATCCTATTGCCGATACACGTTATACGGTGATCGGTTACGGTTCGGATAACTGTTTCACGGCGCGGGCAGAAGCCCTGGTAAGAGTTCATCCAACGCCAAAAGTGAACTTGGGACCTGACCTGGTTATCCCGGCAGGAAACCCGTACACCTTGCAAGCCAATGGCAATGATATTGCAAACTGGGAATGGTCGCCTTCGACTGATTTAAGTTGTACATATTGCAGCAGTACCGTATTAACACCCCGGTCCGATCAGACGATCAGTGTTAGGGTAAGTTCTATTTACGGTTGCGAAGCTTCCGATGAAGTAAATGTTAAAATCATTTGCCAAGCAGATAACATTTTTGTTCCGAACACATTTAGCCCCAATGGCGATGGACGGAATGATATTTTCTACCCGAGGGGGCGCGGCATCAGGGCGGTAAAAATCTTCCGGGTATTTAATCGCTGGGGGCAGATGGTATTTGAAAGGAGCAATGTTCCGGCAGATGATCCAACCTACGGTTGGGATGGAAAGTATAATGGGAAGTCATTAGAACCGGATGTGTTCGTCTATTATTTAGAACTCATTTGCGATACGGGGGAAAATTTTGTGATGAAAGGAAATGTAACCGTCCTGCGATAA
- a CDS encoding rhodanese-like domain-containing protein, with protein sequence MLRVQKISLLVLFLLIGQFLSAQVKHLDVDSFQKGLQQEGVQIFDVRTAKEFNSGHIKGALQADYLKQEEFRERAKYLDKNKPVYVYCLGGGRSAKAAAWLTENGFTNVVDLNGGISAWKQAGKPVTGNTVNEKQMSISSFTTGLKKNKLTLVDVGAAWCPPCRKMKPLVDDWLKKHPEVSLLNVDGGKDIDVMKSIDATVLPTFVLYKNGKEIWRKSGIFEMKELDKIISTQE encoded by the coding sequence ATGCTTAGAGTTCAAAAAATCAGCCTGCTGGTTTTGTTTTTACTAATTGGACAATTTCTTTCCGCCCAAGTGAAACATCTAGATGTTGACAGCTTTCAGAAAGGCTTGCAACAGGAAGGTGTTCAAATCTTCGATGTCAGAACTGCCAAAGAATTTAATAGCGGTCATATCAAAGGCGCTTTACAAGCCGATTATTTAAAACAAGAAGAGTTCCGGGAAAGGGCTAAATACCTTGATAAAAATAAACCGGTATACGTCTATTGCCTCGGCGGTGGACGAAGTGCCAAAGCAGCTGCATGGCTTACGGAAAATGGCTTTACAAACGTAGTTGACCTTAACGGGGGCATCAGTGCCTGGAAGCAAGCGGGCAAACCCGTTACCGGGAATACCGTCAACGAAAAACAAATGTCGATCAGCTCATTTACAACCGGGCTGAAGAAAAATAAATTAACACTTGTGGATGTAGGCGCAGCTTGGTGCCCGCCTTGCCGCAAAATGAAACCCCTGGTTGATGATTGGTTGAAAAAACACCCGGAAGTTTCCTTGCTCAATGTAGATGGAGGTAAAGATATTGATGTTATGAAATCGATTGATGCAACGGTGTTGCCGACATTTGTGCTTTATAAAAACGGGAAAGAAATTTGGCGTAAATCCGGCATTTTTGAAATGAAGGAATTGGATAAAATCATTTCAACACAGGAGTAG
- a CDS encoding methyltransferase domain-containing protein, whose amino-acid sequence MREVLDKHYWNQRYRTGATGWDLGQVSPPIAAYIDQCQNLKARILIPGGGNSYEAQYLWEKGFTDITVVDISDELIENLKRKYRDTGIKFISEDFFQHLGEYDIIIEQTFLSALDPSLRDRYAKKMYSLLWQNGRFIGVIFKRQFDEPGPPFGGSVKDYRRLFEPYFDFHTFAPCVNSHPARQGSELFFSFRKKEKMLVAPRNGLYRKK is encoded by the coding sequence ATGAGAGAAGTACTCGATAAGCACTATTGGAACCAACGCTATCGTACCGGTGCAACGGGCTGGGACTTAGGGCAGGTATCTCCTCCAATAGCAGCATATATCGACCAATGCCAAAATTTGAAGGCCAGGATCCTTATTCCTGGCGGGGGAAATAGCTACGAAGCCCAGTATTTGTGGGAAAAAGGTTTCACAGATATCACGGTGGTTGATATTTCGGATGAATTAATCGAGAATTTGAAACGGAAATACCGCGATACCGGCATAAAGTTTATCTCGGAAGATTTTTTCCAGCATCTAGGGGAATATGACATTATTATCGAACAAACTTTTTTAAGCGCTTTAGATCCTTCATTAAGAGACCGTTATGCCAAGAAAATGTATAGTTTATTATGGCAGAATGGCCGTTTTATCGGCGTGATCTTCAAGCGGCAATTCGATGAGCCCGGGCCGCCGTTCGGGGGATCGGTAAAAGATTACAGGAGGTTATTTGAGCCTTATTTCGATTTTCATACGTTTGCTCCCTGCGTGAACTCCCATCCTGCGAGGCAGGGTTCCGAGTTGTTTTTCAGTTTCCGCAAGAAAGAAAAAATGCTAGTTGCGCCAAGGAATGGCCTTTACCGAAAGAAGTAA